In Colletotrichum higginsianum IMI 349063 chromosome 3, whole genome shotgun sequence, a genomic segment contains:
- a CDS encoding Glycine cleavage system H protein: MASIARSMRAVRPSALSQITKAAPRATFPRPAQRAFSTTPISLIRKYTKDHEWVDLNADKKTGVVGISEYAAEQLGDVVYVELPEEGAQVAQGDAIGAVESVKSAADINAPISCKVTQVNLGLEEKPGTINKVPEDDSHGGGWIAKVEVDEAGVQQLEALMSEEEYKAFTASEDH, encoded by the exons ATGGCTTCAATTGCTCGCAGCATGAGGGCAGTCCGGCCCTCCGCCCTCTCTCAGATCACGAAGGCCGCCCCCCGCGCAACTTTCCCCCGTCCCGCGCAGCGCGCCTTCTCAACGACCCCCATCA GCTTAATACGCAAGTACACAAAGGACCACGAGTGGGTTGACCTCAAcgccgacaagaagacgggcgtcgtcggcattTCGGAGTATGCCGCTGAGCAGCTGGGCGACGTCGTCTACGTCGAGTTGCCCGAGGAGGGCGCCCAGGTCGCCCAGGGTGACGCCATTGGCGCCGTCGAGTCCGTCAAGAgcgccgccgacatcaacGCTCCCATCAGCTGCAAGGTCACCCAGgtcaacctcggcctcgaggagaagcccgGCACCATCAACAAGGTCCCCGAGGACGACTctcacggcggcggctggatTGCaaaggtcgaggtcgacgaggccggcgtccagcagctcgaggcccT